A single window of Methylobacterium nodulans ORS 2060 DNA harbors:
- a CDS encoding NHLP family bacteriocin export ABC transporter peptidase/permease/ATPase subunit, whose translation MRLAGLLRSLGARASVKATPTVLQMEAVECGAAALAMVLAHHGAWVPLEQLRIACGVSRDGSKASNIVKAARRFGLAAKGFRKEPATLHELPMPCILHWNFNHFVVLEGIRGDHAFINDPAMGRRRITMTELDLAFTGVALAMEPTDEFRRLGRKPQGLLLLLRELRFSRAAVGLVVGVSLALIVPGILIPGFTKVFVDEVLIQNSKGWLVPLLIGMGLTALFRAGVTALQLSLTLRLQTKLAVVMTSRFLWHVLALPMEFFAQRHAGDIANRVATNEEIARLLSGGVVSNALSLTSLVFFAAAMAVYDGLLAAIGVTLSLLNVLALRLIAGRREDLSRSLALERGKLLGSTISAVRTIETLKASGLEDEAFAQWAGIQAKALNAEQELGAASTLLEAVPTLISGLTLAAILGIGGLRVIEGSLTLGGLVAFQSLMASFSEPITALVNQIGSIQTIKGGLERLEDVYNYPVDHPAPEPESEPLPPKLVGRVELRDVSFGYAILEPPLLADLSITIEPGTRLALVGLSGSGKSTLGRLICGLLKPWSGEVRIDGRRLDAIPPEVFANSVAYVDQDVVLFEGTARDNLTLWDPTVAEPDLSLALKDAAIHGEIATRPGNYDCRVVEGGTNFSGGQRQRIEIARALVANPSVIVLDEATAALDPVTEKAIDDNLRRRGCTCIIIAHRLSTIRDCDEIIVLEQGRIVERGTHEQLIARAGAYAHLVAQQ comes from the coding sequence ATGCGCCTCGCCGGCCTCCTCCGCAGCCTCGGCGCCCGGGCGTCCGTCAAGGCGACCCCGACCGTGCTGCAGATGGAGGCCGTCGAGTGTGGAGCGGCGGCCCTCGCCATGGTCCTCGCCCATCACGGGGCCTGGGTGCCGCTCGAACAGCTGCGGATCGCCTGCGGGGTCTCCCGCGACGGCAGCAAGGCCAGCAACATCGTCAAGGCGGCGCGGCGCTTCGGCCTCGCCGCCAAGGGTTTTCGCAAAGAGCCCGCGACCCTGCACGAGCTGCCGATGCCGTGCATCCTGCATTGGAACTTCAACCACTTCGTGGTCCTCGAAGGCATCCGGGGGGATCACGCCTTCATCAACGACCCGGCCATGGGCCGCCGCCGCATCACCATGACGGAGCTCGACCTCGCCTTCACGGGCGTCGCCCTGGCGATGGAGCCGACGGACGAGTTCCGCAGGCTCGGACGCAAGCCGCAGGGCCTGCTGCTGCTGCTGCGGGAGCTGCGCTTCTCGCGCGCAGCCGTCGGCCTCGTGGTCGGCGTGAGCCTTGCGCTGATCGTTCCTGGCATCCTCATCCCGGGCTTCACCAAGGTCTTCGTCGACGAGGTGCTGATCCAGAACTCGAAGGGCTGGCTCGTGCCGCTCCTCATCGGCATGGGGCTCACCGCCCTGTTCCGGGCCGGCGTGACGGCGCTGCAGCTCTCGCTGACCCTGCGGCTGCAGACCAAGCTCGCGGTGGTGATGACGAGCCGATTCCTGTGGCACGTCCTGGCACTGCCGATGGAGTTCTTCGCCCAGCGCCACGCGGGCGACATCGCCAACCGGGTCGCCACCAACGAAGAGATCGCCCGCCTGCTCTCGGGCGGCGTGGTGAGCAACGCGCTCAGCCTCACCTCGCTGGTGTTCTTCGCCGCCGCCATGGCGGTCTACGACGGGCTGCTTGCCGCGATCGGCGTGACCCTCTCGCTCCTCAACGTCCTGGCGCTGCGGCTGATCGCGGGGCGCCGAGAGGATCTGAGCCGCAGCCTCGCCCTCGAACGCGGCAAGCTCCTCGGCAGCACGATCAGCGCGGTGCGCACCATCGAGACCCTCAAGGCGAGCGGCCTGGAGGACGAGGCCTTCGCCCAGTGGGCGGGGATCCAGGCCAAGGCCCTCAACGCCGAGCAGGAACTCGGCGCGGCCTCGACCCTGCTCGAGGCGGTCCCGACCCTCATCTCCGGGCTGACCCTCGCGGCGATCCTCGGCATCGGCGGCCTGAGGGTGATCGAGGGCTCGTTGACCCTCGGCGGCCTCGTGGCCTTCCAGTCCCTGATGGCGAGCTTCTCCGAGCCGATCACCGCGCTCGTCAACCAGATCGGCAGCATCCAGACCATCAAGGGCGGTCTGGAGCGGCTGGAGGACGTCTACAACTATCCGGTGGACCACCCGGCACCGGAGCCGGAATCCGAGCCGCTGCCGCCCAAGCTCGTCGGCCGCGTGGAGCTGCGGGACGTCTCCTTCGGCTACGCGATCCTGGAGCCGCCGCTGCTTGCGGATCTCTCGATCACCATCGAGCCCGGCACCCGGCTTGCCCTGGTCGGCCTGTCGGGCAGCGGGAAATCCACCCTCGGGCGCCTGATCTGCGGCCTGCTCAAGCCCTGGTCGGGCGAGGTGCGGATCGACGGCCGCCGGCTCGATGCCATCCCGCCGGAGGTCTTCGCGAATTCGGTGGCCTATGTCGACCAGGACGTCGTCCTGTTCGAGGGCACGGCGCGGGACAATCTCACCCTGTGGGATCCCACCGTGGCGGAGCCCGACCTGTCCCTCGCCCTCAAGGACGCGGCGATCCACGGGGAGATCGCGACGCGGCCGGGCAACTACGATTGCCGGGTGGTGGAGGGCGGCACCAATTTCAGCGGCGGCCAGCGTCAGCGCATCGAGATCGCCCGTGCCCTCGTCGCGAACCCGTCGGTGATCGTGCTCGACGAGGCGACCGCCGCCCTCGACCCGGTGACCGAGAAGGCCATCGACGACAACCTGCGGCGGCGGGGCTGCACCTGCATCATCATCGCCCACCGCCTGAGCACGATCCGGGATTGCGACGAGATCATCGTGCTGGAGCAGGGCCGGATCGTCGAGCGGGGGACGCACGAGCAGCTCATCGCCCGCGCGGGCGCCTACGCCCATCTGGTGGCCCAGCAATGA
- a CDS encoding NHLP bacteriocin export ABC transporter permease/ATPase subunit produces MTEARTRQPGGLALVEEALPPPQVILDGRHPVRLGRADRLLQVVLGHADLFAVRHAAGGVAGPRRHLLRIESGGLIPPIPEAAGEGGERLEIIAVGTPGTEARIVAREAWARRDLVEAWIARLAGVIAGSHPSWDIREAEGGAEALEPGERRRGPARALRWVAVEAGTGRLLGREPALGPGGLPLPLAAGLWIEAGPDGCRLAASAGPEDDRLWEALDCFHHCAVAALHEAATGEEAREAQRLARRSELDAVRSAELFGRLSGIVARRPEQSRPSVDPDDPLLSACTILAETIPAPIVRPPGRRRTAQDFVAVVEIARASRLRVRRTLLRGTWWREDVGPLLGWHGEAGDPVALVRDRRGYVMTNPAAGTRRRVDAALAAELAVEAASFYPTLPARALTLRDLLAFALRRARGTIAGIVLPAVVLGLLALVSPLITQALVNSAIPRSELDQLTVCAIALAVTAIAAAAVQALEGLAVLRLEGLIDWTLQAAMIDRLLRLRAGLFRDYTVGDLVDRAMGIDAVRRLLTGRTLRSLLAGVFCWFSIGLMLVYDVTLALIAVALALLRGLLILAASALRLYHESRHFDGQGRVAGFVLQLFAGIGKLRVAHAGVRALAVWSQLFATQKGHFLAAQRIGNGLAVVETAFPTFATLAIFAAASALGSTLTQNLGAFLAFFAAFGQTMAGIGLWASGISEALVAIPHVTRMRPLVAAEAEIADDRKPPGELAGAIELSRVTFRYAPFGPPVLDTVSLRIAPGEYVAIVGPSGSGKSSLFRLLLGFETPESGAVFYDGKALDTLDVSALRRQLGVVLQNGRLATGSLYENICGGVPLPLDQAWEAARLAGLEADIRAMPMGLQTVVAEGVNTLSGGQRQRVLIARAIARRPRILLLDEATSALDNRSQAVVSASLGALNVTRLVIAHRLSTVREADRIVVLAEGRIVQTGTFDELIAAPGLFAEFAQRQLL; encoded by the coding sequence ATGACCGAGGCGCGGACGCGGCAGCCGGGCGGGCTCGCCCTGGTGGAGGAGGCGCTGCCCCCCCCGCAGGTCATCCTCGATGGCCGGCATCCGGTGCGGCTCGGCCGCGCGGACAGGCTGCTGCAGGTCGTCTTAGGCCATGCCGACCTCTTCGCCGTCCGGCACGCGGCAGGGGGCGTGGCCGGCCCGCGCCGTCACCTCCTGCGGATCGAGAGCGGCGGCCTCATCCCGCCTATCCCCGAGGCGGCCGGAGAGGGGGGCGAGCGCCTCGAAATCATCGCCGTGGGCACGCCCGGCACCGAGGCTCGCATCGTCGCGCGCGAAGCCTGGGCGCGCCGGGACCTCGTCGAGGCCTGGATCGCGCGTCTTGCCGGCGTGATCGCCGGGTCGCATCCGAGCTGGGACATCCGCGAGGCGGAAGGCGGGGCCGAGGCGCTGGAGCCAGGCGAGCGGCGGCGCGGGCCGGCCCGCGCGCTGCGCTGGGTCGCGGTCGAGGCCGGAACCGGGCGCCTCCTCGGTCGCGAGCCGGCCCTCGGTCCCGGCGGCCTGCCCCTGCCCCTCGCCGCGGGCCTGTGGATCGAGGCCGGCCCCGACGGATGCCGCCTTGCCGCGAGCGCAGGCCCGGAGGATGACCGGCTCTGGGAGGCGCTCGACTGCTTCCACCATTGCGCGGTCGCCGCCCTGCACGAGGCCGCAACGGGCGAGGAGGCCCGCGAGGCGCAACGCCTCGCCCGCCGGTCCGAGCTCGACGCGGTGCGCTCGGCCGAGCTGTTCGGGCGCTTGAGCGGAATCGTGGCGCGCCGCCCCGAGCAAAGCCGCCCCTCCGTCGATCCGGACGATCCGCTTCTGTCCGCCTGCACCATCCTGGCCGAGACGATCCCCGCTCCGATCGTGCGCCCGCCCGGCCGCCGCAGGACTGCGCAGGACTTCGTCGCCGTGGTCGAGATCGCCCGCGCGTCGCGGCTGCGCGTGCGCCGCACCCTGCTGCGTGGCACGTGGTGGCGCGAGGATGTCGGGCCGCTGCTCGGATGGCACGGCGAGGCAGGCGATCCGGTGGCGCTGGTCCGCGACCGCCGGGGCTACGTGATGACGAATCCGGCCGCGGGGACGCGGCGGCGCGTCGATGCGGCCCTCGCTGCGGAACTCGCCGTCGAGGCGGCGAGCTTCTATCCGACCCTGCCCGCCCGGGCCCTCACCCTGCGCGACCTCCTCGCCTTCGCGCTGCGGCGCGCGCGCGGCACCATCGCGGGCATCGTCCTGCCGGCCGTGGTGCTGGGCCTCCTCGCCCTCGTCTCGCCGCTCATCACCCAGGCTCTCGTCAATTCCGCCATTCCCCGCAGCGAGCTCGACCAGCTCACGGTCTGCGCCATCGCGCTCGCCGTGACGGCGATCGCCGCCGCCGCCGTGCAGGCGCTGGAGGGGCTCGCCGTGCTGCGCCTCGAAGGCCTGATCGACTGGACGCTCCAGGCCGCCATGATCGACCGCCTGCTGCGGCTGCGCGCCGGGCTTTTTCGCGACTACACGGTCGGCGACCTCGTCGACCGGGCGATGGGGATCGACGCGGTGCGGCGCCTGCTCACGGGGCGGACCCTGCGCAGCCTGCTCGCGGGCGTCTTCTGCTGGTTCAGCATCGGGCTGATGCTGGTCTACGACGTGACGCTCGCGCTCATCGCGGTGGCGCTCGCCCTCCTGCGGGGCCTCCTCATCCTGGCGGCGAGTGCGCTGCGCCTCTATCACGAGAGCCGGCATTTCGACGGCCAGGGCCGGGTGGCGGGCTTCGTGCTCCAGCTCTTTGCAGGGATCGGCAAGCTGCGGGTCGCGCATGCGGGCGTCCGGGCGCTCGCGGTCTGGTCGCAGCTCTTCGCCACGCAGAAGGGTCACTTCCTGGCCGCCCAGCGGATCGGCAACGGGCTCGCCGTCGTCGAGACCGCCTTCCCGACCTTCGCCACCCTGGCGATCTTCGCCGCAGCCTCGGCGCTGGGCAGCACGCTGACGCAGAATCTCGGCGCCTTCCTCGCCTTCTTCGCCGCCTTCGGCCAGACCATGGCGGGGATCGGCCTGTGGGCCTCGGGGATCAGCGAGGCCCTGGTGGCGATCCCGCACGTCACCCGCATGCGCCCGCTCGTCGCCGCGGAGGCGGAGATCGCGGACGACCGCAAGCCGCCGGGGGAGCTGGCGGGCGCGATCGAGCTCTCGCGCGTCACCTTCCGGTACGCCCCCTTCGGGCCGCCCGTCCTCGACACCGTCTCCTTGCGCATCGCGCCCGGCGAATACGTGGCGATCGTGGGGCCCTCGGGGAGCGGCAAGTCCTCGCTGTTCCGCCTGCTCCTCGGCTTCGAGACGCCGGAATCCGGCGCGGTCTTCTATGACGGGAAGGCGCTCGACACCCTCGACGTCAGCGCATTGCGCCGCCAGCTCGGGGTCGTGCTGCAGAACGGGCGGCTCGCCACCGGCAGCCTGTACGAGAACATCTGCGGGGGTGTCCCCCTGCCGCTGGATCAGGCCTGGGAGGCCGCCCGGCTGGCGGGGCTCGAAGCCGACATCCGGGCGATGCCGATGGGCCTGCAGACCGTCGTGGCCGAGGGGGTGAACACCCTGTCGGGAGGCCAGCGGCAGCGCGTGCTGATCGCGCGCGCAATCGCCCGCCGGCCCCGGATCCTGCTGCTCGACGAGGCGACGAGCGCCCTCGACAACCGGTCGCAGGCGGTGGTGAGCGCGTCCCTCGGGGCCCTCAACGTGACCCGCCTCGTCATCGCGCACCGGCTGAGCACCGTGCGGGAGGCCGACCGCATCGTCGTGCTCGCCGAGGGGCGCATCGTCCAGACCGGCACGTTCGACGAACTCATCGCGGCGCCCGGCCTGTTCGCCGAGTTCGCGCAGCGGCAGCTCTTGTAG
- a CDS encoding acetate/propionate family kinase: MSDAILAINAGSSSLKFALYAAGSLALLCRGGVSGLGGPVAVEASGPVPLATGAPPPAGSNHATAIAWLLDAVRRMPDLVLRAAGHRVVHGGRDYAAPVLIDGAVLDALERLVPLAPAHQPHNLAAIRAVAAAWPNLPQVACFDTAFHRTQPRLAQLFPIPRALTDAGILRYGFHGLSYQHVAETLPEVAGERAEGRVIVAHLGHGASLCAMRARRSIASTMGFTALDGLMMGTRSGAVDPGLVLHLIRERGLDPAAVADLLNNRSGLLGVSELSDDVRVLQESGDPRAAEALDLFAYRAVREAGSLMAALGGLDLIVFTAGIGEHAPRVRAAIAAGLSFAGVELDEERNAAGRGRISRDGSPVAVYVVPANEELPIARAAARLVLGAG; this comes from the coding sequence ATGAGCGATGCGATCCTGGCGATCAATGCGGGCTCGTCGAGCCTGAAATTCGCCCTCTACGCGGCCGGCTCGCTGGCGCTGCTGTGCCGGGGCGGCGTCTCCGGTCTCGGCGGCCCGGTCGCCGTGGAGGCGTCGGGTCCGGTGCCGCTCGCGACCGGGGCCCCACCGCCGGCGGGCAGCAACCACGCGACCGCCATCGCGTGGCTCCTCGATGCGGTCCGGCGCATGCCGGACCTCGTCCTGCGGGCGGCGGGACACCGGGTCGTGCATGGCGGGCGGGACTACGCCGCCCCCGTCCTGATCGACGGCGCGGTCCTCGATGCGCTCGAGCGGCTCGTGCCCCTCGCCCCGGCGCATCAGCCCCACAACCTCGCGGCCATCCGGGCGGTGGCGGCGGCCTGGCCGAACCTGCCGCAGGTCGCCTGCTTCGACACGGCCTTCCACCGCACGCAGCCGCGGTTGGCGCAGCTCTTCCCGATCCCGCGGGCGCTCACCGACGCGGGCATCCTCCGCTACGGCTTCCATGGACTCTCCTACCAGCATGTCGCCGAGACGCTGCCGGAGGTCGCGGGCGAGCGGGCGGAGGGCCGCGTGATCGTGGCCCATCTCGGGCACGGGGCCAGCCTCTGCGCCATGCGGGCGCGGCGGAGCATCGCCTCCACGATGGGCTTCACGGCCCTCGACGGGCTGATGATGGGCACCCGCTCCGGTGCCGTCGATCCGGGGCTGGTGCTTCACCTCATCCGCGAGCGCGGCCTGGATCCGGCCGCGGTGGCCGACCTCCTCAACAACCGCTCCGGCCTCCTCGGCGTCTCCGAACTCAGCGACGACGTGCGGGTGCTCCAGGAATCCGGCGACCCGCGGGCCGCGGAAGCGCTCGACCTCTTCGCCTACCGGGCGGTGCGCGAGGCCGGCTCTCTCATGGCGGCGCTCGGCGGCCTCGACCTCATCGTTTTCACGGCCGGCATCGGCGAGCACGCGCCGCGGGTCCGGGCCGCGATCGCCGCCGGCCTGTCCTTCGCGGGGGTGGAGCTCGACGAGGAGCGCAACGCGGCCGGGCGAGGCCGCATCAGCCGCGACGGATCCCCGGTGGCAGTCTATGTCGTGCCGGCGAACGAGGAACTGCCGATCGCGCGGGCCGCCGCGCGGCTGGTCCTGGGCGCCGGTTAG
- a CDS encoding bifunctional enoyl-CoA hydratase/phosphate acetyltransferase, translated as MEPLQYIENRTLAEIRVGDTASLTRTLKPQDISLFAVVSGEVNPAHLDKDYAEADRFHGVIAHGLWGGSLISAVLGTELPGPGTIYLGQSLRFLRPVRVGDAITARVTVREKDAARARLILDCTCLNAQGEAVITGEAEVLAPTEKVRRPRVLLPEVHLHERGAQWRRLIAAAQGLAPIRTAVVHPCDAVSLRGALAGAQAGLIAPVLVGPRGKIAAAAEAAGLSLDGLEIVDAPHSHAAAERAVALARAGTVAALMKGALHTDEILAAAVRKETGLRTERRMSHVYALDVPHYPKPLFITDAAVNIAPTLEEKRDIVQNAIDLCRALGLAQPKAAILSAVETVSMKLGSTLDAAALCKMAERGQITGGIVDGPLAFDNAVSREAAATKGLASAVAGDADILVAPDLVSGNMLAKQLIHLAGADAAGLILGARVPIILTSRSDSAEVREASCALAQLFVHRAGAAAAPAGAAAGPVGAAV; from the coding sequence ATGGAACCCCTCCAGTACATCGAGAACCGCACCCTGGCGGAGATCCGGGTCGGCGACACGGCGAGCCTCACCCGGACGCTGAAGCCGCAGGACATCAGCCTGTTCGCGGTCGTCTCCGGCGAGGTGAACCCGGCCCATCTCGACAAGGACTACGCCGAGGCCGATCGCTTCCATGGCGTCATCGCGCATGGGCTGTGGGGCGGCTCGCTGATCTCGGCCGTGCTCGGCACCGAGCTGCCGGGGCCGGGCACGATCTATCTCGGCCAGTCGCTGCGCTTCCTGCGGCCGGTGCGGGTCGGCGACGCCATCACGGCGCGCGTCACCGTGCGCGAGAAGGATGCGGCCCGCGCGCGGCTCATCCTCGACTGCACCTGCCTCAACGCGCAGGGCGAGGCGGTCATCACCGGCGAGGCCGAGGTGCTCGCCCCGACCGAGAAGGTGCGCCGCCCCCGCGTCCTCCTGCCGGAGGTCCACCTGCACGAGCGGGGCGCGCAGTGGCGGCGCCTGATCGCGGCGGCGCAGGGGCTCGCCCCGATCCGCACGGCCGTGGTGCATCCATGCGATGCGGTCTCGCTCCGGGGCGCTCTCGCGGGGGCCCAAGCTGGCCTCATCGCTCCGGTGCTGGTCGGGCCGCGGGGCAAGATCGCGGCGGCGGCCGAGGCTGCCGGCCTCTCCCTCGACGGGCTGGAGATCGTCGATGCACCCCACAGCCACGCCGCCGCAGAGCGGGCGGTGGCGCTGGCCCGGGCCGGAACCGTGGCGGCCCTGATGAAGGGGGCGCTCCATACCGACGAGATCCTGGCAGCGGCCGTGCGCAAGGAGACGGGCCTGCGCACCGAGCGGCGCATGAGCCACGTCTACGCCCTCGACGTGCCGCACTACCCCAAGCCGCTCTTCATCACGGATGCGGCGGTCAACATCGCGCCGACGCTCGAAGAGAAGCGCGACATCGTGCAGAACGCCATCGATCTGTGCCGGGCGCTCGGCCTCGCGCAGCCGAAGGCGGCGATCCTCTCGGCGGTGGAGACGGTGTCGATGAAGCTCGGCTCCACCCTCGATGCGGCGGCGCTCTGCAAGATGGCCGAGCGCGGCCAGATCACCGGCGGGATCGTCGACGGGCCGCTCGCCTTCGACAACGCCGTCTCGCGGGAGGCCGCCGCCACGAAGGGGCTCGCCTCGGCGGTGGCGGGGGATGCCGACATCCTGGTGGCGCCCGATCTCGTCTCCGGCAACATGCTGGCCAAGCAGTTGATCCATCTCGCGGGGGCGGATGCGGCCGGGTTGATCCTCGGGGCGCGGGTGCCGATCATCCTGACGAGCCGATCCGACAGTGCCGAGGTGCGCGAGGCCTCCTGTGCGCTCGCCCAGCTCTTCGTGCACCGGGCCGGTGCCGCCGCGGCGCCGGCAGGAGCCGCCGCGGGTCCCGTAGGAGCCGCCGTATGA
- a CDS encoding PHA/PHB synthase family protein, with amino-acid sequence MPATSIQMHPPDHVWPVQAATRPKPLAPTNDRRADPAPTNDRRADPALTDADRELLMTSEAIDLALHAAAARLTGGLSPAALANAWLDWGVHLAFSPGKQTELLVKAARKSSRLSHFLLRTLMPPGRAEPCIAPLPQDHRFDDPAWQAWPFNLVYQSFLLNQQWWHNATTGVRGVSRAHENLVAFTARQMLDGVSPSNNPITNPVVLSETLRSGGANLVQGALNAMEDARRALAGSKPVGAEGFAVGREVAVTPGRVVYRNSLIELIQYAPTTQAVRPEPILIVPAWIMKYYILDLSPQNSLVRHLVGQGFSVFMISWRNPGPEDRNISFDDYRRLGIMAALDAIAAIVPDRPVHAAGYCLGGTLLSIAAAAMARDGDARLASLTLFAAQVDFTEAGELTLFINESEISFLESLMQSDGTLDAKQMAGAFQLLRSNDLIWSRMVNSYLLGRREAMTDLMAWNADATRMPARMHAEYLRSLFHDNDLAEGRFAVGGRPVALTDIRAPVFAVGTERDHVAPWHSVFKLILLSDTEVTFLLASGGHNAGIVSEPGRPHRHFRVHTHRATDRYLDPETWLQAARLEQGSWWPEWTAWLAARSGPPGPPPRMGASGSQDLGPAPGTYVREG; translated from the coding sequence ATGCCCGCCACCTCCATCCAGATGCATCCCCCCGATCACGTATGGCCGGTCCAGGCCGCGACCCGGCCGAAGCCGCTCGCGCCCACCAATGACCGCAGGGCCGATCCGGCGCCCACCAATGACCGCAGGGCTGATCCGGCGCTCACGGATGCCGACCGCGAACTCCTGATGACGAGCGAGGCCATCGACCTCGCCCTTCACGCGGCGGCGGCGCGCCTCACGGGCGGGCTCTCGCCGGCGGCCCTCGCCAATGCCTGGCTCGACTGGGGCGTCCACTTGGCCTTCTCGCCGGGCAAGCAGACCGAGCTCCTGGTCAAGGCGGCCCGCAAGAGCAGCCGCCTCTCGCATTTCCTGCTCCGGACCCTGATGCCGCCGGGGCGGGCCGAGCCCTGCATCGCACCGCTGCCTCAGGACCACCGCTTCGATGATCCGGCCTGGCAGGCATGGCCCTTCAACCTCGTCTACCAGTCCTTCCTGCTCAACCAGCAATGGTGGCACAACGCCACCACGGGCGTGCGCGGCGTGTCGCGGGCGCACGAGAACCTCGTTGCCTTCACGGCGCGCCAGATGCTCGACGGCGTCTCCCCGTCGAACAATCCGATCACCAACCCGGTGGTGCTGAGCGAGACCCTGCGCAGCGGCGGCGCCAACCTCGTGCAGGGCGCACTCAACGCCATGGAGGATGCGCGGCGGGCGCTCGCGGGATCGAAGCCCGTCGGCGCCGAGGGCTTCGCGGTCGGACGCGAGGTCGCCGTCACGCCGGGCCGGGTCGTCTACCGCAACAGCCTGATCGAGCTGATCCAGTACGCGCCGACCACACAGGCGGTCCGGCCCGAGCCGATCCTGATCGTGCCGGCCTGGATCATGAAATACTACATCCTCGATCTCTCGCCGCAGAACTCGCTCGTCCGCCACCTCGTCGGGCAGGGTTTTTCGGTGTTCATGATCTCCTGGCGCAATCCGGGTCCGGAGGACCGAAATATCTCGTTCGACGATTACCGGCGCCTCGGCATCATGGCGGCGCTCGACGCGATCGCGGCGATCGTTCCGGACCGGCCGGTGCATGCAGCGGGCTACTGCCTCGGCGGCACGCTGCTCTCGATCGCCGCCGCCGCCATGGCGCGCGACGGCGACGCGCGGCTCGCCTCGCTCACCCTCTTCGCCGCGCAGGTCGACTTCACCGAGGCCGGCGAACTCACCCTGTTCATCAACGAGAGCGAGATCAGCTTCCTCGAGAGCCTGATGCAGAGCGACGGGACCCTCGACGCGAAGCAGATGGCCGGCGCCTTCCAGCTGCTGCGCTCGAACGACCTGATCTGGTCGCGCATGGTGAACAGCTATCTCCTCGGCCGGCGCGAGGCGATGACCGACCTGATGGCCTGGAACGCCGACGCGACCCGGATGCCGGCACGGATGCATGCCGAGTACCTGCGCAGCCTCTTCCACGACAACGATCTCGCGGAGGGCCGTTTCGCGGTCGGCGGCCGGCCGGTGGCGCTCACCGACATCCGTGCGCCGGTCTTCGCGGTCGGCACCGAGCGCGACCACGTCGCGCCCTGGCACTCGGTGTTCAAGCTCATCCTGCTTTCCGATACCGAAGTGACCTTCCTGCTCGCGAGCGGCGGCCACAATGCCGGGATCGTGTCCGAGCCCGGCCGTCCCCACCGCCATTTCCGCGTGCACACGCATCGCGCCACCGACCGCTACCTCGACCCGGAGACCTGGCTGCAGGCCGCCCGGCTCGAACAGGGATCCTGGTGGCCGGAATGGACTGCGTGGCTCGCCGCGCGCTCCGGGCCGCCTGGCCCCCCGCCGCGGATGGGGGCGTCTGGCAGCCAGGATCTGGGCCCGGCGCCCGGTACCTACGTGCGGGAGGGCTAA
- a CDS encoding TOBE domain-containing protein gives MKISARNLLKGKVVSVEKGATTAHVKIEIAPGQVVTASITNESVDSLKLAVGAEAYAVVKASDVMVAVD, from the coding sequence ATGAAGATCAGCGCGCGCAATCTGCTCAAGGGCAAGGTGGTGTCGGTCGAGAAGGGCGCCACCACGGCGCATGTGAAAATCGAGATCGCGCCCGGTCAGGTGGTCACCGCCTCGATCACCAACGAATCCGTCGACAGCCTGAAGCTGGCGGTCGGCGCGGAGGCCTATGCGGTCGTGAAGGCGTCGGACGTGATGGTTGCGGTCGACTGA
- a CDS encoding Crp/Fnr family transcriptional regulator — MNSLPPPRNLLLASLSPEDWSAVAPRLERVTLRPRQILEEPRTEIRAVYFIERGFAAVQVRTQADGTHGVGLVGRFGMTGLSLLLGTRRAPFRISVQVAGEAFRLDAAEAAALFAENTALRRLGLAYIQAVMVQGAQLSLCNARHSMKHRVRRWLLLAQDWLGEPEIAVSHQLIAGLLGVRRASVSEQIERLEQAGIVRQQRASITVLCREALEQDSCECHALISAEYRRLFTRR, encoded by the coding sequence GTGAACTCCTTGCCTCCTCCCCGTAATCTCCTGCTGGCGTCCTTGAGCCCGGAGGACTGGTCGGCGGTGGCGCCCCGCCTGGAGCGCGTGACGCTGCGCCCCAGGCAGATCCTCGAAGAGCCCCGGACCGAGATCCGCGCCGTCTACTTCATCGAGCGGGGCTTCGCGGCCGTGCAGGTTCGGACCCAGGCCGACGGCACCCACGGCGTCGGCTTGGTCGGACGTTTCGGCATGACGGGGTTGTCCCTGCTGCTGGGCACCCGCCGGGCGCCGTTCCGCATCAGCGTCCAGGTCGCGGGCGAGGCATTCCGCCTCGATGCCGCGGAGGCCGCCGCCCTGTTCGCGGAGAATACCGCCCTGCGCCGTCTGGGGCTCGCCTACATCCAGGCGGTCATGGTGCAGGGCGCTCAGCTGAGCCTGTGCAATGCGCGCCATTCCATGAAGCACCGCGTGCGGCGCTGGCTGCTCCTCGCCCAGGACTGGCTGGGGGAGCCGGAAATCGCCGTCAGCCACCAGCTCATCGCGGGCCTGCTCGGCGTCAGGCGGGCGAGCGTGAGCGAGCAGATCGAACGTCTGGAGCAGGCCGGGATCGTGCGCCAGCAGCGGGCCTCCATCACGGTGCTCTGCCGCGAGGCCCTGGAGCAGGACAGCTGCGAATGCCATGCGCTCATCAGCGCGGAATACCGGCGGCTCTTCACCCGCAGGTGA